The sequence below is a genomic window from Oreochromis niloticus isolate F11D_XX linkage group LG3, O_niloticus_UMD_NMBU, whole genome shotgun sequence.
gagaacatgcaaactcaacaaagaaagaccctggcctggTGGAACTGAACTCATAGCCGTCTTGCTCTGAGGCAACAGTGGTAATCACCATGTCACCATGCTGCCACCTGcacttagtggggataggttaattggaaactctaaattgcccataggtgtgaatgcgggagtgaatgtgagtgcaaatggttgtctgtgtctatgtgttagccctgtgacagattggcaatctgtccagggtgtaccccgcctctggCCTTTAGACTGCTGGGAAAGGTTCCAACTTAAGTCCAGCACTTTGTTATTTCAGCAATAACATTGaatctttttttgtattttgtcatttttttctcagATGCAATTTTTCTTCGTATTGATCCAAACAAATCCCAGTTTTTTGAATATGAGTCAGTTAGTTTTTACTGTGAAGAGCCTTCTCATGGAGATGTATTATATAAGGTGAAGGAGGAAGTAGAGCAATGCAACAAAACCACTAAGAAAACAACAGTAATAACAACAGAATCAAAGTGCACCATTCATCCTCTTTATGCAAGTGACAGTGGAGAATACTGGTGTGGGACAGCAGGAGGGAAGAGAAGCAACATTATCAACATCACTGTCACTGGTATGATTTAGTGAAGGCAGTATTTtgtcacaaacaaacacaagttcaacattttataacttgaaatcaCTTGTCATTCAGCTGGTTCTGTGATCCTGGAGATTCCTGCTGttcctgtgatggagggagaagCTGTGACTCTGCGCTGCAGAAACAAGACGTCTTCATCCAATACCGCAGCTGATTTCTACAAAAATGGAgttcacaacagcagcagctcctcAAGAAGCATGACCATCCACAAAGTTTTAAAGTCTGATGAAGGACTTTACAAGTGCAAGATCTCAGGAGGTGGAGAATCACCAGAGAGCTGGCTGTCTGTCTATCTGCCATGTCTCATAGGTGAGAAACAGCAATGTTTCAAAATAATTATACATATGTGTGATGCAAATATTTGCAAAGCTTTTCaatatgtttgtttctttgtgggGTTAATCATCAGTTATTGAAGAAGGATCTTTGAACCTTTTAGAGGACTTTGGTACAAGAGatgtaacatttaaaacatgcaaGTGCGAAATTATTATTAGTGAAATTTATACTTAATCTTTCTTCAAACTCACCAAATGTCAATTCAACAACTTATCTAGACAGTCACAACAAGAGGAGTCACTGTGCCGCTACTACACCTTGGATCGTTGCCACTATTTTACTGAGCACTCTGATTGCAGTGGTGGGACTCTATCACTTCCGCAAAGATTGGTACAGAGgtaaaaaagggggaaaatatatatatgctttattCTTCAGTTGCTAATGTTTCTTCAGTTTCTTTAACTACTCTATTCATCTGTTTTGATTATTGGTTATTGcagttatttttccttttttttactgCAGCTTTGGTCTATTGGTCAACAATGGCATATGGTTCAGGCTCAACAGAAGATCAAACAGGACAGAACACAAACAGTAAGAATGCCTTTACTATTAGGGTGCACTAGCAAGCCTCCCTTTATTAGaatcaaataaagaacttttAGAGTTACGTTAGATAAGTTTCTCATAagaaatctttttattttattttattttatttacttatttttttaattttatttatttaatttaattttgttttattttattttatttttaccttaTTTAAGAATAACTGTGTAATCTGGTGTGATACTTTCCTATTATTCATGATGAGTGGCAGACATGGGTTGTAATTACTGATGTTGCTGTGGTTTTCTCCTCCCTCACTCCCACTGTTTGTCTCCATCAGATGAAGTTGAATTGTGTCCTAATCCAGTTTATGATTCTTTGGGCCAGGGTGACACTCAACCTCTGGGTAAGAATCATTGTGATATTATAGTGTAATTCTGCACATAATATTTAGTTAAATCTGGTCTACCCTCTAGAATTTTCCGTAACCCCACAGCTGTGTCATCAGTACCACTCATCTTTCAACTCTTCATTATCTTCATAGCTGCCCTCATTTCCTCCTTACTAATCCTCTGCACTTCCTGATTCACTAAGTTTCCTCGATCTGCCCTCCCCGCTCTCTTATTTGCTGATCCCTTCCTTTGTATGCTCGCCTACACTTATTCATTCTGCCATCAAGTCTAATCACCTTCTTTGGTCTGTCGACCAAACACCTTGGCATTTTACCTAACAGAAGATGTTTCAGCACAGCCATTTTGATTGTTTCACAAAACCATTCTTCTGCCTAATACTGCAAAGAAATGAGCTGCTAGCATAGTATCACATTGTTGCCAAAATATACTTTACTATGACTAATTGGTTTTGCTACGTAGGCATTGTTACATGTCTTCCCTCTGTTGATTACCCCATTATATACATTTCAGTGCAACATTATAGCACTAAAATCACAAACTGTTATTTTGTATTCCTTTAATAATTATTTTGATAGTAAATTGTTCTCCCTGTTTATTGCACCTATTATCACAATTAAAACAATGTTATTCCTGAGATGTGATGAAAAGTGTTGTAAATAAGTGTTTTAATTAGATACAATTTTGTTAACCAACATATTCAATTTCATCTCTCTTCAAACAGAAACAGTGAAAACCACAGTTGCATACATGGCTTCACCAGGTATCTACCAAGCTGTGGCAGAGGATCCTTGCTATTCTACAATACCATAGGTAAGACTGAGAACAATGAGTCCTTATGCTCCGTATTCACCTAATACGTGATGAATGGTTGAGACTAATGAATTACTGATGAATCACTGGTTGCAACACCATTTTTTGTGATacctggcaatgagtctttgaCTTCAAAATGGTTTTGCAACTCTTTCCAGATGACTTTGTTTCTCCATGCTTTAGTTTCTTTTCAATCGTGGCATGATCATGTTGCTCTTTAACCTGCTTCTCTGGTCctttttaagtgattttttgaTTCAGTAAGAGTGGCAATATTCATGTCTGGGTATGACTAGTGAAGCTGAAGtcactgttccaaaaaataacatttaataacAAACTTGTTTTACAATAGATATCAATGTTTCTTGGCATTAGTTAGTACATGAGTCTTTTGTAACATAACTGTATCATAGACACTAAAAattcaaatataaaacaaacaaaatgttacatttatttcatccACTCATTCTTTTTTGCTCCTTGATTTCAGTGTTGCTGTTGGGTTGGAGCCGATCCTAGGAAAGGTATACcttggacaggtcgccagtctatcATGAGTCTGTAGCATGTCCTCAACTTGTGGAGGCATCATGGGATATTTGTGAACATACCCATGTAAACCACTGATCTCCGCCAACTCTGCCTTGAACAACACCCCAGGCTAAACCAGGACCAGGGTTTTGATAAATTGGATAAGTCCACCACAGCCCAGTGTGTATGCCCTTGGCACCTTACCAGATTGCTGTATTTCCCTCCTGGACTGAGATCATCCTCATCAGTGGAGGTGGGCAGCTTCCTGCAAGTTGGAAGGACCACACTTAGCCACTAAGGAATAAAAGCAGATGAAAAAGGGCTGATTCATTAACATTTGGTgaccagaaggttggtggttcaatccgtggtggctccagtctgcatgccaaagatccttgggcaagatattaacaccaagttgctctctgatgcatccatcagagtgtgaatgctaaaaaagcacttaagcatagaaaaaaaagtgcttttgttactggatgaataacgcatgttgtataaagtgctttgagtactctgggagagtagacTCAGAATCAGTTCATAGACATAACATGCAGACCCCGTATAAAAAGCCATCAGCTGGCCCAAGAAATCATAATTACACtatgaaaatgaaatataaaatttgTAAACTGTAATCACTCCCAACCTTTTGTAAGATAAATCTCACTTTAAATTATCAATCATAACTTGAAATTAAAAGTTGCTGGTTATCAACTGATGCCATACGGTTTTTATGGTTTTTTATACtgttcagaatttttttttctgtactttgTCTTAAACTTtacagagagagcaagagagacagatacatgaaagaaaagctttgaaaaaCATGCTCAGGTATGagtgagactgaaaacatggaAGTAACTCAGAATTATCCGGTTTTGTTTATCCTCTATTATTTGTCAGTTAAAACCAATTGTTGATCACATTAAATAATAGCTAAATCATCTGCAGGTCATTTTTTCTAGGTTTCTTTCTTAGTTACAAATGAGACCCGGAAAAACAAAGGGAAATAGTCATCTTTCAAACCTATGTTACTATGGTCAAACCATAAACATGATTGTggataaaataattaattgatTGCTAATGATATATTTTAGAAAACTGCTTTAATATCAAATTTAATATAATTATTCCTTTACTTGTTCAACACACGTGAATGTGTTATTCATGGACATGTAGCACatgtataattttattttatttaggttTAATGATCACTTGATGGAATTCAACAATAAActgaatcttcttttttttcagatgcAGTTTCTCTTTGTATTGTTCCAAACAGATTACAGTTCTTTCAAAATATAAACGGTGACATTTTATTGTGAAGGCGTCGTttattgtgtataaaatgaaaacagactgCTGTAGCAAAATTAATAAGTCAGCACAAGAAGGATCATTCTGCATCTTTAAACCTGTTTGTACAGTTGACAGTTGAAAGTACTGAGACTGAAGGAGGAAAGAAGCAATATTATCAACATCTCTGCCACTGGTACGTTTGCAGAAAGAACATTATTTTATGATTAACCTTAATAAAagttaatataaaataaatatcaaatgcAGACTTGGTGTACTGATCAACTGATGTTCAAAGTGAGTATCAGAATGGGCAAGGAAAATAATTTAACTAACGTTGCTCACTGACAATATGGCCAGATACAGCATTAATGTGGAGTGAGTCAATCTTAACTATATATATTCAGTATCTGTAAATATTTGAGCTACAGTGTGGAAGTGGGTGATCTGATTTTCATCCAAAAAATCATAAATTTTTAGCTTAGTTCAAAAAATTAATACAACAAATCCATCCGCTGAAATTGTGACTTAGTCATGACTATAGTGAACAGCAAACATCATCACTGATGTTACTGTAGTTACCTGTCTCTGTGTCTTTCCAACATAAGATGAATGTGAACTGTCCTCTAGACCCATAACTAGACTTTAGGCCTGTGTGACACTCAACTGTGATTAAAACCTGTTTTaataatgatatttatattaagcaatatTAAAAACTTTGCCAAGTACTTTGCAACAAAGGTAAATAAGTATTTTATTAAGCAAAAATGTGGCATCCAACTGATTTAATTCCACCTGTTGTCACAGCAGAACCAGGAACCATCGCAGAAATGCCCTCAGTGGGTCCCTACCAACCTATAGCAGAAAATCATTAATTGACTCACAAAAGAAAACCAATGTTTAAATTCAAGAGCACATTGTTGTCTGATATGCTGAAAAGAAAATAGCTTAGTTTCTTTTTGTTCTGCACTTCCTTTATGCCTTACAGTGAGCAGCGGTTTATCCAGCTTGTACTTGAACAAGCTGTACAGTACATTTTCAGATCAGGTTTGGTGTGCATGTCTATAAATTGATATAGCTTGTGTGCATTCATTTAGCTACAGATGCAAGCCAGACCCATGTGGTTCTTAGTATATATAAAGTTTGCATACTAACCAAAGCACATGTTTGTTATTTAGATGTTGAACTtaactgtctttgtgtttttacaagTGTATGAATGCTGTTATAAGAAAAGAGCTGCACTGGGTTTCAAAGACACTCACTGTGGTTAACTTCTAATCTTAAagtgtttttaaacttttttttttctgaaacaggCACACTAAGCTTGTGGTCAGCTGTCAAATATACCTGTGAAGCATGACTCTGTGCATGTCTGTAACTGAAATATGGTTGATTGCCCAACAGTGAAAAAGTGGTGTCTTGTTTAATGCTACAGCCACGTCTACTCAATAAAGCCAAAGACTTTCTATATTTGTTTGGTCAGACTGTGTGAAAGCAGATGACAGGAGCTCAGTGGGTGTTAGTGATGCTATGGTAATGAAGGCAAGTGAGGTGGTGCACAAATAGTCTTTATTTCTTGTGAAGAATATCAAATCTGATTTTCAACTTTTTGATCCAGATGCCATCCAGAAACTCAACCTGATCTGGAGATACTCCCTGATCTAAATTCTATTCTAGGcccaaaactaacaaaaaaggAGAACTGCAATGTGTATGGACCTTCCCTTATGGCCAGCATTCGGTGACCCTCTCCCACTGCACTTTCATTCATAAAttatcaaaattagaaatgttaAGTATTAATCCCTGACAACAATTGCTTTTGATAAAGTAAACATTTATACAACATAAAGCTTTTTTACTTACAGGTATATGGTATTGATATATTCCGCAAACTCTGGCTGAGTACACACAGACCTCCACAATGCTaaagctgtttttctttagATAGTTTGGTGATGACGGGTTATCTGGTAAAGATCACAGATCAGTATTTGAGAAAAAACCTTTGCTCTGCTCCCATCTAATGGCTATTGTTGGTATTGCTATGCAAGGTgaccagaaaaataaaaaaacggCACAGTATCTAGAGACTTACTAAATCTGCATAAAAAACTATGAAGGGGGGGGGGTGTCTGTGGGCGTGTGGCAAAGTTTTATCTATTGACGCTTTCATTTTCCAGCTCAAATTGTCCTCTAGGAGTAAAGATAAGCCTTGAGGTatcattaaaaggaaaaaacaatgtGCACTGTCCCCTTTTCAGATTTGGTACaccgtaaaaaaaaaaaaaaaaaaaatcctaaaaaacccagtaatattccggcagctggggcgccaaaataataccataaaataacagaaaataacttccccatgaaaatacggttattttcagtaatgacaatacagtttgttgccctaatttcacatgggattttgcctctTTCacgtgcttttaaacattaaattaggaacaatttaatgtaattaaacaatgaaattacctataaacaaggtcaatgaatgcggcaatatgaataataatacttaaatgtacagaaatataaagttaacagttggtttaaataataatggattgcattcaTATAGTGCTTTATGAGatcctcaaagcgctttacaattccactttATAATTCCCCtttggccatcaccagtaggtggtaggtgaagtgtcttgcccaaggacacaacgacccagagtgtccgagccggggctcgaactggcaaccttctgattacaaggtgaactgtcaactcttgagccacgatcgccctaaacaacaatgataataataattatttgatgtaCAAAAAGTTTATACAAatcatttaatatatttttccatagcattgcatttgaatttaacagttcaatctttcaaataatggacaaatatttttgaaattatgatacatttgtgaatgtattttaacaatctaaatatgcatatgtacagacaaatacatttaaaaagcaagaaaattatgttttattacatttacagtgattttccgttaatttacatttgaaatgtaaaatcacagtctatttatgtgaatttaatgatattctagaacaacagtacaaaactgtaaaatacttttatattacaatTTTTCTTTACAGTGTAACAGGGCAGAGGTCATATCATACTGGATGCTCTGTgagtttttaatatatatttacatgACTAATGCATGTTACTCATTTTACTAATGCATGAAAACACTATTTAAACTACAAGTCAAAAAAATTGGACACActttctcatttaatgttttttttctttatttttaatactcTCAAAATTGTAGATACAAAATAAAGACACCAAATATGTTAAGCTaaatatatggaattatgtagcaaagacaaaaatatgcataactctaaatatgtcttATAATATAGATTCCTCAAAGTAGTCACTGTTTGTTAACTGCACTGCAAACCTttggccttctctcaatgagcttcataATGTAGTCACCTCAAATACTTctcacttcacaggtgtgccgTGTCAGGgatcatttgtggaatttcttgctttcttaatggggttgggaccataaGTTGTGTTGTGCataagtcaggttggtacacagctgacagccctatttgacagcaggtagaattcatattatggcaagaaccaatcagctaagtaaagagaaatgacagtccatcattactttaagaaatgaaggtcagtcagtgtggaaaattgctaaaacttcAAATGTGACCCCAAGTGCAGTCGCAAAACGACAAATCTGTCACACATGAGGACCGCCCCAGGAGAGAAGAGACCAAGAGTGACCTCTGCTGCTGGGGATAAATTCATCCGAGTGGCCAGTCTCAAAAATTGCAAGTTTTTGCAAGTTACAGCATCTCAGATTATAGCCCAGACAAAtaccacacagagttccagacACATCTCCACATCAGCTGTTCAGAGCAGACAGTGTCAATCAGACCTTTATGGTCAAATTGCTGCTAAAAAACACTCCTAAggaaagcaacaagcagaagagatttgtttgggccaagaaacacaattAGAGCAGTGGAAATCTgcgctttggtctgatgagtccaaatttgagaggTTTGGTTTTACCTGTCTTTTTAAATGGGCTGGTTACAGGACTTTTCTACTCTACATGACCTTTCAAAGAACGTTTTCCATTGAGagtcactgacatactgcatcacAGTATGGTACGGCATCTGCACCAAGGCAGATAAAGCGAGGCTTCAGAGAGTAGTCAAGGCAGCACAGAAGATCATcagctgccctctcccctccctgatggacattcaTTCCTCCCgttgcctcagcagagcagcaaacatcatcaaagacagctcccaccctggttttGTCCTGTTCAAcatgcttccctcagggaagcgctacaggtgtaTCAGCACAAAGGCCCACAGACTCACAAATAGATTCTTCCCAAAggccataaccaccctgaactcacacatgcactgacGACACAGGTCGACAGTTGATTTTCTGCTATCCAAGGACTTTCCTCTATACACAGACTACACAACTACTATCACCATTGTGCAATATTTAATTTACGTGCGACTTTCTGCACCAAAGactcctgcattttgggtcctgaTTTCCCCCTCATCACCACGGTCTGCCAGCGCAGCAGTAACACATTTATGTGCAATAACCCTGACTGTAAATATAtaaagctatttattttttttcggATTTTATATTGgtatatttgatattttttgaatacttttcatatttttttgtatatgtatatagtgctgcagaactgtgcACCTCACCCCCTTTATATTCCCACATGTCTGCACTCagaaggagatgctctgtatctcattgtgcATGTGTATAGTAACAATACAATGCATTCTAATCTATTCTATACAGTATACATCATTTACCGATGTACACCAGGACTTTTTTTTATGCTTAAGTGCTTACTATCCAACATTCACAGACATTAATACTCAAATGAATGCAATTAAGAGCAATTTGGATTAGTATGTTGTCGGAATATTTGGCATGTAGAGTGGAACAGCCAGGGATCTCACTAACCCGCCAATTAGTAGATAACCGGCTGTGACCCGTGACTTtatgtttgtatgtatttaaaacaaatattttgtcagatagtttattatatattatactgTATAGTTAGATTTTTATTGGCAAACAATATCAACCACATGTAGTATTTGTCCAAATATATTTAACTTGCAATATGTATTTAAGAAAATTTGCAATGCTGGTTGATGGAGTGTTGATTCAAAGGTGCTCAGTTTTAAACTCTTGTAATTGTTAATGTTTAAGAGAAACTACCTTTGAACACTTTCTGTCACTGAATCTTGCAGTAAATCCTGCTATTATATATTAGAgtgatttttaaataatttgtaactttgtaatatacaattagttcagtctgttactgttctTGTTGCACTGGAACAGCCACATAATTTCCTTGGGGATTAATAatgtattctgattctgattatttCCTGTTAAATGGTCCAGTCATATTTACAAGCTAAGATAGCACGTGTGTATATTAACATTTAATGCTATAATAATGTTGCCATAACTAATGCTGCCAAATATCTGTGTTTTAAAGTTTCTGCAGGTCACAAGACCAGGCTGCTGACTGCTTTTGCACCTCTGTTTTCTCATCACACTGAAGTCACATGTTCTAACTTGCCCACAAACTGTCACGCAAAACTCAGCTTGCTTTATCCTTCGGGTTAAACTGTGTTTGTTCACTGGGAACTGCGTGCAGACAGGAACTTTTAAGGCTAGAACATGTTGTGCCATTACAAACTGGCTTTTGGCAAACACAATGTGCTGCCAGCATTTACAAAAAGAGCGTGCAGTGACAAGATTGAGCATTACATGTGGGAACTGTTGCATATGTACCCGTGGGAGTTCCTTTCTCCAGGCTCAAAATGCAGGAATGAGAGTGATTAAACCTGTTATGTTCGTTTCTTAGGTGCATTTCTTATGGAGCTGCTACCTTGTGTCTCTCGGATCTAACAGTACTCAGCTCTTATCAAATTTTAGACAGTCCTTGCCAAAGTTGGTTAAATTGTCTTAAAATGTCTCTCCCAAAAAAGCtagatgaacagaattaacCTTTTGGGACTCAAATTTTATTACTCTGGTGAAAATGTTTGCAGAGACTCGAGAGCCATTGAAGCCCATAGCTTTGCTGTTTATTCATCCCTTGACTTATAAACCCCAGCCAGGATGAGGGCCCAAATAGCCATCTAAATCCATGCAGACTGATTCTAGTCACCTCCTTCCAATCATCCATCTTCCTCTGACAGTTCGTTAGATATCAcaagtttgtctgtctgtatctggaagtcccacaggatcttaccTCATTCAAAACCACCCTAGGGGACgtgtcccattttgacctcaggtCTACCAGGccatactcagcacagatgttcctaTATACTTTTCTGGATACTCAGTTATGGccttccatgtatgccctgcctgctagcatcttgcaccctgctgttatgtgctggaatcACATGTTAGACTGTGGCCATCTTCTTACCCCATGGATCTTGTTTGACTCATCCTGGATAGTggttctgacactcactagtccaggggtctgcaacctttaacacccaaagagccatttggacctggtttccatgcaaaagaaaacactgggagccgcaaatactttttgacatctaaaatgaagataacactgtatatatttttttttacctttatgctttgtgtgaacaactaaggtgtgttgcttatgaaatccatgaagtgctacagaaagaattacattttatttatgtaattaacacattttgaactcttaaagaaatataacaaaagcaaagacacccagctgaactaaaatgatccatgtagcaaacaaaaaccgTTGttagccgccacccttatatcgcctttgggcttttggagccttggccaggcttttaaaaactaattggaaaaaaagcactatgctgctaaaaaatgaaaactagaTATttccaaaattctgcctaaatatgtattttacctggttaatgtgtgtggtggGGCGTCGTCTGCAACGCCGCTTCAGGGTAGgtggacgcacctgagcggcacccgcaatcatgCCTCGCCGCCTTAACATCTGTGCCAtctatgctgttgtgttggtatgCGTCAGCaactgtgtgtgaaaagtgttcaataaagagatgctgaaaagcagcgggtctgccgtggtatgtttacaatgtaaCTTCTGCTCCtcaacctctgcgcacagcgtctgcaaatcggggctgtgcgaagtcactttcatctttacgcaggactgtaagctgtcatctgtgaggcgtgagcagtgtttgtttttaacatagttcacggtggagaacagctgctgacataatgtggctCCAAAGaaccataattggcctacctggggttgaaagtctcaataaatgcacggcgtttcggcgggtgtgacgcttattttgaccgatgaaaaaaataatagaatataatttttatatttcaatatcagaatgatcttccaatttagaactacaagttaaaaaagaactaaacacaaataaaatacacttcagctaaatgcttgtaatttattttcttaaaccacgcggagccacactataaggactaaagagcggcatgcggctccggagccgcaggtgtCCGAGCCCTGCACTAGTCCTTGGCGTCTTTCCCTCTGCTTAGCATGCAGCCCCAGGTTGCTGAACGTGGGGTGAAGCACTCCAGGCATGGTAATGAGAGAGACACAATGTCAGCACAAACGGCCATCTAATGGAAAAACAACTTTAACTTGTTTGTGCACTCTTACTGGCAACTTTTCAAAGTCTTAGCTTATTTATTATACCCTCCTTTCCACGGAAAAGAACAGACAAATGTTTGCACAATTTTTAGGGTGCAGACAAAAGGCAATTCTTCTTAGTGGAAAGCATGCCACAGAGATCTGTTACTTTACgtgcaaacatttcttaaaTACACAACTATTAGCTGGTTGATCTTGTCATGTTCACTGTTTTTACATGTTAAGAGACAAGTTTTTGTTTAACCTTTTGTTGATGAGTTAAAGAGTAGTTGTTATGGACAGGTATTCAGATTGCTGAAGTTTAAACACTAAACATGTTATTATGAAAAAGCTATTTGTTGCTGCTCTCTTTGgtagctctgcatgtttgatttacGCTTTACGCCAGAGGCCCTTCCTAGGAAACTGAACCATCTGGAATTGAACCAGCAAACTTTTATTTGCCAATCATAACAGTAGTAATATAGCTATGGCTCTTTGGCTCTGAaagacacagaggctaatagttttttaaacagagtaccacaaacaacatgtattcctttagaaataaacttttcttgtgatacttctaaaaaaacacatattcacacatagCCACACTAGCACTGTATCAACccccaatgttcctttaatgcaaCTAGCCCTATAATTATCTACtagtcacaaacacactgcaacaGTAAGACTCAATGATtacacatagatgatttaactgctttaggagcattttacttttctttagcgCTCCGAAaagacacagaggctaatagtttttaaacagagtgccacaaacaacatgtattctttcagaaataaacttttcttgtgatacttctaaaaactACA
It includes:
- the LOC102077382 gene encoding low affinity immunoglobulin gamma Fc region receptor II isoform X1; translation: MNVKWLQIDLKASVCALPHPPQQQLCFSENYFHIVVSQRSYRKHLLVGLRQDIMEVRALCIRLLMTVLILLCAQKVDAIFLRIDPNKSQFFEYESVSFYCEEPSHGDVLYKVKEEVEQCNKTTKKTTVITTESKCTIHPLYASDSGEYWCGTAGGKRSNIINITVTAGSVILEIPAVPVMEGEAVTLRCRNKTSSSNTAADFYKNGVHNSSSSSRSMTIHKVLKSDEGLYKCKISGGGESPESWLSVYLPCLIDSHNKRSHCAATTPWIVATILLSTLIAVVGLYHFRKDWYRALVYWSTMAYGSGSTEDQTGQNTNNEVELCPNPVYDSLGQGDTQPLETVKTTVAYMASPGIYQAVAEDPCYSTIP
- the LOC102077382 gene encoding uncharacterized protein LOC102077382 isoform X2, producing the protein MNVKWLQIDLKASVCALPHPPQQQLCFSENYFHIVVSQRSYRKHLLVGLRQDIMEVRALCIRLLMTVLILLCAQKVAGSVILEIPAVPVMEGEAVTLRCRNKTSSSNTAADFYKNGVHNSSSSSRSMTIHKVLKSDEGLYKCKISGGGESPESWLSVYLPCLIDSHNKRSHCAATTPWIVATILLSTLIAVVGLYHFRKDWYRALVYWSTMAYGSGSTEDQTGQNTNNEVELCPNPVYDSLGQGDTQPLETVKTTVAYMASPGIYQAVAEDPCYSTIP